A window of the Branchiostoma lanceolatum isolate klBraLanc5 chromosome 13, klBraLanc5.hap2, whole genome shotgun sequence genome harbors these coding sequences:
- the LOC136447766 gene encoding uncharacterized protein codes for MKISIGKTEAMSVGRRPEKLEISINGQLLKQTSEFKYLGSIFTEDGKMVREIETRIQKANSVSYQLAPLLKHPSIPMDTKAKLINTVFIPTLTYQCQTWTLNKAQERKITSCEMRCLRRAAGKTRRDRVRNEAIRQLVGNKPVL; via the coding sequence ATGAAGATCAGTATTGGCAAGACAGAAGCCATGTCAGTTGGCCGCCGCCCTGAGAAACTGGAGATCTCTATCAACGGGCAACTCCTGAAGCAAACCTCGGAGTTCAAGTACCTGGGCAGCATTTTCACAGAGGACGGAAAGATGGTCAGAGAAATAGAGACGAGAATACAAAAGGCAAACTCTGTCAGCTACCAACTTGCACCCCTCCTAAAGCACCCAAGTATACCCATGGACACCAAAGCCAAGTTGATAAACACTGTCTTCATACCAACCCTCACCTACCAATGTCAGACCTGGACTCTCAACAAAGCGCAGGAGAGAAAAATCACAAGTTGTGAGATGAGATGTCTGCGGAGAGCAGCAGGGAAGACAAGGAGGGACAGAGTCAGAAACGAGGCCATCAGACAGTTAGTTGGCAACAAACCAGTCCTCTAG